In Polyangiaceae bacterium, the genomic window GAGCCTTCGAGCTGGCGCACGGCGGCACGCTGTTCCTGGACGAGATCGGCGACCTGCCCATCAACCTTCAGCCCAAGCTCTTGCGCCTGCTCGAGACCGGCGAGGTCACGCCGCTCGGCGGGCGCAAGCCCGCGCGCTACGACGTGCGCGTCGTGGCTGCGACACACCGCGATTTGTCCGAGGAGGTCGCCCGCGGCGGTTTCCGCGGCGACCTCTACTACCGCCTGGCGGTCGTCGAGGTGCACCTGCCGCCGCTGCGCCAGCGGCTGGAAGACGTGGAGGAGCTGGTCAAGGTCCTGCTCTCGCGCGAAGGGCGTCCCGAACCCGACGTGCGCGGCGAGAACCTGGAGCGGCTGCTCGCCTATCACTTCCCCGGGAACGTGCGCGAGCTCCGAAACATCGTCACGCGCGCGGTGGCGCTCTCGCCACCGGGCACGCGTTTCTCGGCCATGCCGCTCTTGCTCGCTGGGACCACCGCCAAGAAGGACACCGAGTGGGTCGCGAGGGCCGACCGCCCTTTCTCCGAGGCCAAGGCGGAGCTGGTGGCCCGCTTCGAGCGCGACTACCTGAAGGACCTGTTGATCCGCGCTGGCAACAACATCTCCCAGGCCGCTCGCATCTCCGGCATCGATCGCAAGCACCTGTATCGCCTGCTCGAGTCCGCGGGCCTCCACACCAAGACGTGAAGCGTTCCCTCCTCGGCGTGCTGTTCGCACTGCTCGGCTCTGGCCCGGCAGCGCGGGCAACCGAGCCGCCTCCGGCGATCGACCACCGCGAGGTCGGTCCCGACGCCGAGCTGTTCGACGATCGGCACCGGCCCGAAGCGCGCGCCTGGGTCGAGCGCCCGTTCGCGCTCGAGGCCCAGCTCGGCCTGGGCGCGCCGCTCGGGCTCGCCGGCGTCGCCTTCGACTGGAGCCCGAGCCCAGGGTTTTCGTGGAACGCGGGCGCCGGAGTCGGCGGGAGCACGCGCACGCTCCAGCTCGGCACCTCCGTGCGCCTGCGTTTGATCGCCGCGACGGGTTTCGGCCTCGGGGCCGAGGGTGGGCTCTCGGTCGGCCGCTACGAGGAGCGCACGGACTGCCCGAGCGGACGCTGTCCACCCGCGTACTCCTGGGACCCGGCGGTCTGGGGTCACATCGGGCTGATGCTCGAGCACCGCAGCGAGTCCGGCCTCGCCCTGCGCTGGAGCTTCGGCGCGGCAGGGATCTTCAACCTCACCTCGGCCGAGTGCGTGCGCTGCGACAGCACCGACGAGCCGAACATGTGGCACACCACCGTGCCCTACACGCTCCTCGCCGCAGGATGGGCGTTCTCCCCATGAGGCGCGCCGCGCTGCTCGGGTGCTTGCTCGCGCTCTCGCCGCCAGCGCGGGCGGACGGCCCGCTCGGCCCCAACGGCTCCGCGATCCGCACCAGCGACTACTCGGTCGATCTGGCCGGCGGGCCCGTGCTGGCCGGCTCGCGCGCGCTCGGCCTGGCCGGCGCCTACGTCGCCATCGCCGAGGGCGTGGACGGCAACCTGCACAACCCGGCGGCGCCGGCGGTGCGCGCGGCCTGGTCCGCCACGCACGTCGACTACGACGCCAGCTTGGGCCTGCTCTTCCCCGGAAACCTGGCCCGGACCGATTTCTACAACACGGGGCGTGGAGCCACGGATCCGCGCAGCAGCGACCCTCGCGAGTTCGTGCTGCTCGCGCCCGCCGGCAACGTCCAGATCGGCCCGTGGGGTATCGGTCTCGGCCTCGAGCTCTTCCGCTACGGCTTGTTGCGCCAGCCGGACCCCGCGCTGGGTGGCGAAGAGGAGGTGGTTCGCGCGCAGTTCAGCACCGTGCGGACCTACCTGGCCCGCGCCGTGGACGACGGGCAGATCGTCGGCGGGATCGGCGTGCAGATCACCGCGCTCGACGTGACCACCAAGGACGAGATCGTCACCCGTTCGGGCAACGTCTTCACCACGCGCGGGGTGAGCCTGGAGGGCGGCTTGCTCTGGCGCCCGACGGGGGAGCGTTTTCGGTTGGGCGTCGCGGTGCGCGCACCGGTCACCACCGACGTGGACGCACGCGGGCGCGCCGTGGGCGGCGACATCGTGCTGCGCGACCCCGCGAGCCCCAACGCCATCTGGCTGCCGCGGCGGGTCAAGCGACCCTGGAGCAGCGACGTCGGCGTGGCCGTGCAGCTCGGCCCGCGCCCGCTCAATGTGGGCTGGCTCGATCCGGTGATCGTGATGCGCCGGGTGGACGCCTTCCTGGACGAGCGGGAGCGCGAAAGGGAAAAACGCCTGGTTCGCGCCGAGCGCCTCGGTCCCGACGCCCTGGAGGCGGCAGAAGTCGAGCTCGACCGGGAGGAGGAGGCAGACGAGCGCTACCGCGCCGAGCAGCGCGACCGGCTCTCCGAGCTCCTGCACCGGCGCTACGTGGGCATCCCCCGGCGCTACTTGCTCCTGTCCGCGTCGCTCCACGCCGACGGCGACGTGCAGAGCAGCGTGGGCGTCGAGTCGTTCCTGCAAGGCTACGTGGATCGCTCGGGCGAGCGGGTGAGCTTGACGCCGCGGCTCGGCGCCGAGACGGAGGCCGTGCCGAGCTGGCTCAAGCTCCGCGCGGGGACGTACCTGGAACCGACGCGGTTTCGCGGCAGCTCGCCCCGCACTCACGGCACCTTCGGCTTCGACGCGCGCCTGTTCGAGTGGAGCTTGTTCGGACTGCTCCACGAGGACGACAAGCTCGCTCTCGGAGCGGCCATCGACGGCGCGCGCCAGTACCTGGGCTGGGCGGTGTCGGTGGGGATCTGGCGGTGAGCCGTGCTCCGAGGAGAAGACGAGCGGCGTGTTGGAGCTACCGCGGGGGCTGCGAGTCGATCTCGACGAGCTGGCGCGCTGAGGCGGGCGCGACGCGGTCAGCTCTCACGGCGCCGCCTGCCCGGACTGGTAGACGTGGAAGATCTTCGGCGGCGTGTCGAAGCTGGCCGCCGAGACCGAGTAGCCCATGGTGGCGGCGCCTTCGGCCACGCTGCAGGCGCCGGTGAAGCGGCCGTCGGGGGCGTCGAGCACGCGCTCCACCACCGGCGCGCCGCTCGGGTCGCGCAAGATGCCCTTGCCGCCCGCCGCGACCGGAAAGACGAAGCAGCCGCGGTAGCCGATGCCGCCAGGGGGGACCGGTCCGGCTGGCGTCGCGATGAGCCAGGTCTTGCCCTGCGCCTTGAAGAGCTCGGCGGCGTTGATCTGCGGAATGCTGCCGCCCAGGCAGAGCGCGTCGTTCGCCTCCAAGAGCCGCGCTGCGTAGAGGAAGGTCTTGGCGTGGTCGAGCGAGCGCAAGAGCTCGACGCGGATGGTGTTCGGAGTGCCGGCCTTCACGCAACCGACGGCGAGCTCGAGCACACCCCCCTGGCGCCACATCACATCCGGCTCGCTCAGCGCGATGCAATCGGCCATGTTCGGGAAGCCGTTGACGAGCGTCTTGGCGTCCTTGCTGGAGAACTCCGACTCGCTGTTCCAGCCCAGGACCTTGCCCTCGTCTTTCCAGGTCAAGTGCGGCTCTTCTGCGGTGAAGAGCGAGATGTACCCGAGGTCGTACTGCAGCTGGTCGGCGCCCATGACCAGGTAGGAGAAGGCGAACAGCTTCCAGCGGCGGGTCACGTCCGGATCGTCGGCATCGAAGACCAATGACGACACTTCGTGGATCAGTCGGCCGGAGCAGGTGCCGCTCGGGCAGCGCGGGGAGCCCACCGGCACGGGGACCGTGATGGGTCCGGACTGGTTCGCGGCGGCCACGTAGGTCCAGGTCGCGCCGGCGTCGCTGGAGACGGCGATTCGGGTCGAGATGTCGTTCTTGGCCAGCACCGCCGAGTAGCTCATGGCTCCGCCCGGCGCGTTCAGCGGGTACTCGACGCTGGTGTCGAAGATGCCGCCGGGGGCTGCCGGGTCGTTCTCGACCACGAGCTCCTTGGCGGTTTTAGGATCGACGTAGGTGGGCGAGGGTAGGGTGGACTTGCAGCTCGAGCCGCCGCTCCCGCTCGTGCCGCCTCCGCTCACGCCGCCGGCTCCGCCGACGCTGGTTCCACCGCTCCCGCTGGCGCCACCGCCGCCCGCCGCCCCGCCGGTGGCGGAGCCGCCGCTGCCGCCGGTGCTCACGGAGTCGGCCTCGCCGCCTCCGCCACAACCCAAGAGGAGAAGACCCACCGAAATGACGACTCGCTTCATCAGCCTGCTCCGGCGCTGGCGCTCGCGCTGGCGCTCGCCTTCACGCTGACGTTGATGGACGCGCTGGCCTCGGCCTGCGCCTTGATCGAGGCCGCGAGACACGCACCCGCCTTGAGCGCGGCTTCGCCGCCACCCTTCACGGCGGCGCGGGCGCCCTCGAGCGTGACGCGCACGGTGGCCACGGCCTTCTGCAGCTTGGCGCGCATGCCCAGCGTGACCTTGACGAGGGCCGGCAAATTGGCTTCGAGCGCGCTCTTGAGCTTCATCGCAGCCTGCACGTCGGCGCTGCCGATGAGGCCCACGCTGACCCGCGCCGGCTGGCACTCGAGCTTGGCGTTGACTTGCGCGTCGCAGCTCGCCTTGCACTCCGCGCTGACCTTCGGAGGTTTCACCTCACCGCTGCACTTCGGCTCTTTCAGCTCGACGCTGCAGCCACCCGAGCACTGACCCTCGCACTCGGCCTTGCCCTTCACGGTGCACGCAGCGCTGCACTTGCCGCTACAAGTGCCGCTGCAGCGCCCGCTGACCGTGGACGAGCAGCGCCCGTCGCAAACTCCCTCGCACTTGCCGCCGGACATCTTGCCGTCGCAGCGGCCGTTGCAGTTGCCGTCGCACTTGCCGCTGATCTCCCCGTCGCACTTGCCCTCGCAGCTGGCGCTGCAACTTCCGGAGCACTCGGCGCCGGCCTCGACGGTGCAGCTCCCCTTGCACTGGCCCTCGCACTTGCCGCTGATTTCTCCGCCCTCGCACTTCACCTCGGCCTTGCCGGGCTCGACGCTGGCGTCGCACTTGCCGGCGCAGTCGGCCATCGCCTCCATGCTGGCGGAGCACTTCGGCGGCTTCACCTGCACCCGGAGTGAGCCCTTGGCCTTGGCCTTGACCTGACCGAGCACCTTCACCGCAGCCTGGCAGGCCGCCTCGGCCTTCTTGCCGGGCCCCGAGTCCTTGGGCTCGATGTCGGCGTCGCTCGCGCCCAGATCCTTGGCCAGCTTGCCGCAGGCGCCGGCCACGTCTGCCTCGAGCTCCACAGCCAGTGCTTGCAGCGACGCGCCCGCCGCGAGGGCGGCCTTCACCTTGCCCTCGGCTTCCCCCTTCAAGCCGAAGCTCGCGCTCATGGCGGCCTCCGCGCTGTTCGGGCAGTTGCCGCCGGGGAAGTTCGAGAGGCCCCCGCACTGCGTCGCCGAGAGGGCGAGCGCCGAGAGGCCGACCAAGCGGAGCGTCGTGGGTTTCACGGACTACGAGGTTACACCCCGCGCCTGGCGGCGGAGAACCCACTTGAGATCGATCAATGACTCGGGGCATCCTGCGCGGTCATGAGGTGGGAAAGCAGCCTTTTGTCGCGCGCGGTGCTGCTCGCGTGTGTGGCCGGCGCTGGGGGGTGCAGCAAGGAAGCGGCGGCGGAGCGCCGCCCGGACGGCGCCGCTCTCTTCGCGTCGACGTGTGCACGCTGCCACGGACCGGAGGGGAAGGGCGGCCCGCCGCTGGGTCCCGGCCAGCCGGGCCCGCGCGATCTCACGGACACGGCGTTCCACGCCGTGCGCACGGACAAGGAGCTCTACGGGGTGATCCGTGACGGCAAGGGCGGTGTGATGCCTGCCTTCGGAGCGGTGTACTCGCACGAGCAGCTGGAAGCCTTGGTGCTTCACCTTCGACGGCTGGGAGGCAAGTGAGAGCATGAAGATCGTGAAGAAGATCCTGATCGGGCTCGTGGCGTTGGTCGTGCTTGCGGTGCTCGGCGTGGTGACGCGCTTCTACGTGATGTTGCCCAAGGCACGCGCGGCGCAGAACCTGACCGCGCCGAACACGCCGGAGGCCATCGAGCGTGGGCGCTACCTGGCGAACCACGTCGCGGTCTGCACCGGCTGTCACTCGAAGGTGGACGAGAGCAAGCCGGGGGAGCCCGTGGTGGACGGTCACCTGGACGAGGGCCGAGTCTTCCCCGAGATCCCCGGCTTCCCGGGCATCATCCGCGCGCCCAACATCACGCCAGACAAGGAGACCGGCCTCGGCAACTGGACCGACGGCGAAATCGTCCGGGCCATCCGCGAGGGCCTCAGCAAGGACGGTCGCGTGCTGTTCCCAATGATGCCGTACAAGTCCTTCGCGGCGTCGTTGTCCGACGCCGACACGCTGGCGATCGTGGCGTACCTGCGGTCGCTCCCGCCCATCAAGAACGACCCCGGGCGCATGCAGGTGAACTTCCCGGTCTCGATGTTCATCCGCGCGGTGCCCGCGCCGGTCACCCAACCGGCAGGCGATGCTCCCGCAGACGTGGTCGCGCGCGGCAACTGGCTCCTCACCCTGGGCAACTGCCACGACTGCCACGACGCCTTCAACGAGCGACGGGAGCCCATCCCCGGCAAGGAGCTCTCCGGCGGGACGATGATGGAGCTGCCCGGAAGGGGCAAGGTCTACGCCGCGAACATCACCAGCGACCAGGCCACCGGCATCGGCAGCTACACCGACGACGACCTCCTGCGCGTGCTGAACGAAGGCATTGGCAAATCGGGGCGTCCGCTCTACGGCATGCCGTGGTGGTACTACAAGGGCATGACCGAACAGGACAAGCGCGCGCTCATCGCGGCGCTCCGGCAGGTCAAGCCGGTGGTCAACGCCGTACCGCCGTCCGACGTCAAGTGAGCGCGAGCGAGAGCGTCTCCCGGTGCTCGGGGACGTTCTCGAGGAAGCTCCGCCTGAGCGCCGGGTCGGAGATCTTGTCGGCGCGCTCGCGCAAGCGCTGCTGCGCTCGGTCCAGCGCGGCGCTCGCCTTCTCTCGCTCGCCGTTGGCCCGGAGCACTTCGACCCAAGTCAGGCGTGCCAATCCCTCGCCGTCCTCGATGCTGCCGAGCTCTTCGAGTAGGTAGTGGGACTCGGTGGCGTGGCCGAGCGCCGCGCTGGGATCGCCGCGGCCGAGCTCGGCTCGGGCAGCCAGCGCGAGCGCCAGCACCCGGTTCGGCCGGTCGGACAGCTCGGCACTCTTCAGCGCCGAAGCGAGTGCCTCCGCGTGCTTGCCTGCTCGGCTCAAGAGCGCGGCCAGGTAGGTGTGCGAGACGCACTCGATCCAGCGGTCGTGCTGACTCACGGCGTCCGCGATGGCGTCGCGCTCGATGGCGATGCCGGCGGCAAGATCTCCGGCGAGCGCGACGGCGTATCCCAGGTTGTGCTTGGCGATGGCGCGGGTCAGCGCCAGGTTCATGCGCTCGGCGCGCGCGAGCACGTCGCGCAGGATGGCCTCGGCCTGGGCGTATTGGCCCAGGGCGATGTGCGCGAACCCCACGCTGGTCTGGAAGGTGAGGGCGTGGCGCTCTTCGTTCGCCTCCTCGAAGCACCGGGCGGCCAACTCGGTCTTCTCCAGGTACGTCGCAGCGTCTCCGGCCACGAGAGCGGCGTAGCCCTCCGCCCGAGCGATCCAGCCCCGGCCCTCGTGGTCGCTGGGGGCGAGGTGGCTCTCGATCTCGGCGAGGCAGGCGAGGATCTCGCCGGCCAGCTCGGTCCTTCCCGCGCGCAGCGCCGGCACGCAGAGCTGGGCCAGCACCACGGCGCGCGCCGCGGCCGTCTCCGGCGCGGTGTCGGCGGCCACCTCGGCGAACAGCGCCGAGACCTCGTCGTGGCGTCCCGCCCGCGAGGCGATGCGTGCGGTCTCGGCGGCGGCCACGTACCAGCGCGGAGAGAGACGCGGGAACGCCCCCATCGCCTGGCGCGCGGCGCTCTCGCGCTCTTCCGCCTCACCGCGCCACTGGTGCGCCTGGCTCATCAGGAGGTAGAGCTCGCCGGCGAGCTCGCCGCTCGGCCGCGCCTCGAGCGCGCGGCGCGCGTGGACGAGCGCGTGCTCGAAGTCGTTGCCCCGGATGGCGGCCTCGGCCGCCCGGCAGAAGTGCGGGGCGGCGCGCCCGAGCTCGCCCCCTCGATGCCAGTGCTCGCCGAGGACCAGCGCCTCCCGTTCACCCGCGCGCTCGAGCCAGGCGGCGGCGAGCCGATGCCCGAGCCGGAGATCCTCCTCGGTGAGCATCGAGTAGGCCGTCTCGCGTACGAAGGCGTGACGGAACACGTACTCCTCGACGCTCCCGAAGCGCGAGCCGCGCCGGCGCGAGACGAGCTCGCGCTCGCCC contains:
- a CDS encoding c-type cytochrome → MRWESSLLSRAVLLACVAGAGGCSKEAAAERRPDGAALFASTCARCHGPEGKGGPPLGPGQPGPRDLTDTAFHAVRTDKELYGVIRDGKGGVMPAFGAVYSHEQLEALVLHLRRLGGK
- a CDS encoding c-type cytochrome, which translates into the protein MKIVKKILIGLVALVVLAVLGVVTRFYVMLPKARAAQNLTAPNTPEAIERGRYLANHVAVCTGCHSKVDESKPGEPVVDGHLDEGRVFPEIPGFPGIIRAPNITPDKETGLGNWTDGEIVRAIREGLSKDGRVLFPMMPYKSFAASLSDADTLAIVAYLRSLPPIKNDPGRMQVNFPVSMFIRAVPAPVTQPAGDAPADVVARGNWLLTLGNCHDCHDAFNERREPIPGKELSGGTMMELPGRGKVYAANITSDQATGIGSYTDDDLLRVLNEGIGKSGRPLYGMPWWYYKGMTEQDKRALIAALRQVKPVVNAVPPSDVK
- a CDS encoding sigma 54-dependent Fis family transcriptional regulator is translated as MRLTRTTNHIPVAAGPRPTRLSVLHGPEAGLEVAVPPVGVVVGADASADVVLTDQSVSRRHCSLVPKDDGFEVTDLGSRNGTLLDGVSIQKAVVPVGAVLRVGGTLIQLVPADDAVLIPPSTQPSFGALVGSSLAMRQVYAVLERASASNAPILLLGESGTGKELAARAVHEHSPRKDGPFVVFDCGASSETLIESDLFGHVKGSFTGAHVDRPGAFELAHGGTLFLDEIGDLPINLQPKLLRLLETGEVTPLGGRKPARYDVRVVAATHRDLSEEVARGGFRGDLYYRLAVVEVHLPPLRQRLEDVEELVKVLLSREGRPEPDVRGENLERLLAYHFPGNVRELRNIVTRAVALSPPGTRFSAMPLLLAGTTAKKDTEWVARADRPFSEAKAELVARFERDYLKDLLIRAGNNISQAARISGIDRKHLYRLLESAGLHTKT